A stretch of Sinorhizobium meliloti DNA encodes these proteins:
- the msrP gene encoding protein-methionine-sulfoxide reductase catalytic subunit MsrP, translated as MPSYRAPKIAAAEITPERFFLDRRTFIAAAAGSLALSVPKPSRAAALEASKSTYRADDPATPEKDATTYNNFYEFGTGKGDPAANSANFKPAPWTVKVDGLVGKPREFGLEELLAFPLEERIYRMRCVEAWSMVIPWIGFPLAALLDRVEPLGSAKYVAFETVVRPEEMPGQSGYFQPLEWPYREGLRLDEARHPLTILSVGLYGKTLPNQNGAPIRLVVPWKYGFKGIKSIVRISLTETPPPCTWNLAGPSEYGFYANVNPAVDHPRWSQATENRIGEGGFFGANRRDTLPFNGYAEDVASLYAGMDLSVNF; from the coding sequence ATGCCCAGCTATCGCGCGCCGAAGATTGCCGCTGCCGAAATCACACCGGAGCGCTTCTTCCTGGATCGGCGGACCTTCATCGCCGCCGCGGCCGGAAGCCTGGCTCTCAGCGTACCCAAGCCAAGCCGCGCGGCCGCACTCGAGGCGTCCAAGAGCACGTACAGGGCCGATGACCCCGCAACGCCGGAAAAGGACGCCACCACCTACAACAACTTCTATGAATTCGGGACGGGCAAAGGCGATCCGGCTGCCAACTCGGCAAACTTCAAGCCGGCGCCCTGGACGGTGAAGGTCGACGGATTGGTCGGCAAGCCGCGGGAATTCGGCCTGGAGGAACTCCTGGCCTTCCCTCTCGAAGAGAGAATTTACCGGATGCGCTGCGTCGAAGCGTGGTCGATGGTCATTCCCTGGATCGGCTTTCCATTGGCCGCGCTCCTCGACAGGGTCGAGCCGCTCGGAAGCGCGAAATATGTCGCCTTCGAGACCGTGGTCCGGCCCGAGGAAATGCCGGGCCAGTCCGGTTATTTCCAGCCCCTGGAATGGCCCTACCGGGAAGGCTTGAGGCTCGACGAAGCGCGCCACCCGCTGACGATCCTCTCCGTCGGGCTCTATGGCAAGACGCTGCCGAACCAGAACGGCGCACCGATCCGCCTGGTGGTCCCGTGGAAATACGGCTTCAAGGGGATCAAGTCGATCGTGCGCATCTCGCTCACCGAAACGCCGCCGCCGTGCACCTGGAATCTCGCCGGGCCGAGTGAATACGGCTTCTATGCCAATGTGAATCCGGCCGTCGATCACCCCCGCTGGAGCCAGGCGACCGAAAACCGTATCGGCGAAGGCGGCTTCTTCGGCGCCAACCGCCGCGATACGCTCCCTTTCAACGGCTACGCAGAGGACGTCGCGAGCCTCTACGCCGGCATGGACCTCAGCGTGAATTTCTGA
- the msrQ gene encoding protein-methionine-sulfoxide reductase heme-binding subunit MsrQ: MRSLPALPKRLHGPSIWALYILGFLPAVWGFYLGATGRLPGNAVKEFEHLLGIWALRFLIATLAITPIRDLFGVNWLRYRRALGLLAFYYVMMHFLTYMVLDQTLLLPAIVADIARRPFITIGMAALVLLIPLAVTSNNWSIRRLGQRWNKLHRLVYVIAAAGALHFAMSVKVVGPEQMLYLFLVAVLVAWRAVRKRFLRWRRQGTAPMRSQARAG, encoded by the coding sequence ATGCGGAGCCTTCCTGCCCTGCCGAAGCGATTGCACGGCCCTTCGATCTGGGCGCTCTATATACTCGGCTTCCTACCGGCAGTCTGGGGGTTCTATCTGGGAGCCACCGGTCGGCTGCCCGGAAATGCGGTCAAGGAATTCGAGCACCTGCTCGGCATCTGGGCCCTGCGCTTTCTGATTGCCACGCTGGCGATCACGCCGATTCGCGACCTGTTCGGCGTCAACTGGCTCAGATACCGCCGCGCCCTGGGCCTCCTCGCCTTTTATTATGTGATGATGCATTTCCTCACATATATGGTGCTGGACCAGACGCTCCTTCTCCCGGCGATTGTCGCCGACATCGCCCGTCGTCCCTTCATCACCATCGGCATGGCGGCCCTCGTTCTGCTCATCCCGCTGGCGGTTACATCGAACAACTGGTCGATAAGGCGCCTCGGGCAACGATGGAACAAGCTTCACAGGCTCGTCTACGTGATCGCCGCGGCCGGAGCGCTGCATTTCGCCATGTCGGTCAAGGTCGTCGGCCCCGAGCAAATGCTGTATCTCTTCCTTGTGGCGGTCCTCGTCGCCTGGCGCGCCGTCAGAAAGCGGTTTCTGCGGTGGCGGCGACAGGGCACCGCACCCATGCGGTCGCAAGCCAGAGCGGGATAA
- the rplQ gene encoding 50S ribosomal protein L17, translating into MRHGKAGRKLNRTASHRKAMFANMAASLIEHEQIVTTLPKAKEIRPIVEKLVTLGKRGDLHARRQAISQIRDVAVVSKLFDAIASRYATRNGGYLRIMKAGFRQGDNAPLAVIEFVDRDVDAKGSKDRARVSAEAEAAEAA; encoded by the coding sequence ATGCGCCACGGTAAAGCCGGCCGCAAGCTGAATAGAACCGCCAGCCACCGCAAGGCGATGTTTGCCAACATGGCAGCTTCGCTGATCGAGCACGAGCAGATCGTCACGACCCTGCCGAAGGCCAAGGAAATCCGCCCGATCGTGGAAAAGCTCGTCACGCTCGGCAAGCGCGGCGATCTGCATGCCCGCCGCCAGGCGATCTCGCAGATCCGCGACGTTGCCGTCGTCTCGAAGCTGTTCGACGCGATTGCCTCGCGCTACGCCACCCGCAATGGCGGCTACCTGCGCATCATGAAGGCAGGATTCCGCCAGGGCGACAATGCCCCGCTCGCCGTCATCGAATTCGTCGACCGCGACGTCGACGCCAAGGGTTCGAAGGACCGCGCCCGCGTTTCTGCCGAAGCTGAAGCAGCCGAAGCGGCCTGA
- a CDS encoding DNA-directed RNA polymerase subunit alpha: MIQKNWQELIKPNKVEFASSGRTKATLVAEPLERGFGLTLGNALRRVLLSSLRGAAVTAVQIDGVLHEFSSIPGVREDVTDIVLNIKEIAIKMDGDDAKRMVVRKQGPGVVTAGDIQTVGDIEILNPNHVICTLDEGAEIRMEFTVNNGKGYVPADRNRSEDAPIGLIPVDSLYSPVKKVSYKVENTREGQVLDYDKLTMSIETDGSVTGEDAIAFAARILQDQLSVFVNFDEPQKETEEEAVTELAFNPALLKKVDELELSVRSANCLKNDNIVYIGDLIQKTEAEMLRTPNFGRKSLNEIKEVLASMGLHLGMEVPSWPPENIEDLAKRYEDQY; this comes from the coding sequence ATGATCCAGAAAAATTGGCAGGAATTGATCAAGCCGAACAAGGTGGAGTTCGCCTCCTCCGGCCGCACCAAGGCAACGTTGGTCGCGGAGCCGCTTGAGCGCGGCTTTGGCCTGACGCTCGGCAACGCGCTTCGCCGCGTCCTATTGTCGTCGCTGCGCGGTGCTGCCGTAACCGCGGTTCAGATCGACGGCGTATTGCATGAGTTCTCTTCTATCCCGGGCGTCCGGGAAGACGTGACCGACATCGTGCTCAACATCAAGGAAATCGCCATCAAGATGGATGGCGACGACGCAAAGCGCATGGTCGTGCGCAAGCAGGGTCCGGGCGTCGTGACCGCCGGTGACATTCAGACGGTTGGCGACATCGAGATCCTCAACCCGAACCACGTGATCTGCACCCTCGATGAGGGCGCGGAAATCCGCATGGAGTTCACCGTCAACAACGGCAAGGGCTACGTACCGGCTGACCGCAACCGCTCGGAAGATGCGCCGATCGGCCTCATTCCGGTCGACAGCCTGTACTCTCCGGTCAAGAAGGTCTCCTACAAGGTGGAAAACACCCGTGAAGGCCAGGTTCTCGACTATGACAAGCTGACGATGTCCATCGAAACCGATGGCTCCGTCACCGGCGAAGATGCGATCGCTTTCGCGGCCCGCATCCTTCAGGACCAGCTGTCGGTCTTCGTCAACTTCGACGAGCCGCAGAAGGAAACCGAGGAAGAGGCGGTCACCGAACTCGCCTTCAACCCCGCGCTTCTCAAGAAGGTCGACGAACTGGAGCTTTCCGTCCGTTCGGCCAACTGCCTGAAGAACGACAACATCGTCTATATCGGCGACCTCATTCAGAAGACCGAAGCAGAAATGCTCCGTACGCCGAATTTTGGTCGCAAGTCGCTCAACGAGATCAAGGAAGTTCTCGCTTCCATGGGCCTGCACCTCGGCATGGAAGTGCCGTCCTGGCCGCCGGAGAACATCGAAGACCTCGCCAAGCGTTACGAAGACCAGTACTAA
- the rpsK gene encoding 30S ribosomal protein S11 yields the protein MAKEATRVRRRERKNITSGVAHVNSSFNNTMITITDAQGNAIAWSSAGAKGFKGSRKSTPFAAQIAAEDCAKKAQEHGMKSLEVEVCGPGSGRESALRALQAAGFMITSIRDVTPIPHNGCRPRKKRRV from the coding sequence ATGGCCAAGGAAGCCACCCGCGTTCGCCGTCGCGAGCGCAAGAACATTACGTCGGGCGTTGCACACGTCAATTCGTCGTTCAACAACACGATGATCACCATTACCGACGCGCAGGGCAATGCTATTGCCTGGTCGTCCGCCGGTGCGAAGGGTTTCAAGGGTTCGCGCAAGTCGACCCCGTTCGCCGCGCAGATCGCCGCTGAAGATTGCGCCAAGAAGGCCCAGGAACACGGCATGAAGTCGCTGGAAGTGGAAGTTTGCGGTCCGGGTTCCGGCCGTGAATCCGCTCTTCGCGCGCTCCAGGCTGCAGGTTTCATGATCACGTCGATCCGTGACGTGACCCCGATCCCGCACAATGGCTGCCGTCCGCGCAAGAAGCGCCGCGTCTGA
- the rpsM gene encoding 30S ribosomal protein S13, translating into MARIAGVNIPTAKRVVIALTYIHGIGTKFAQEIIEKVGIPAERRVHQLTDAEVLQIRETIDRDYQVEGDLRRETSMNIKRLMDLGCYRGLRHRRGLPVRGQRTHTNARTRKGPAKAIAGKKK; encoded by the coding sequence GTGGCACGTATCGCTGGCGTCAACATCCCGACCGCAAAGCGCGTCGTCATCGCGCTGACGTATATTCACGGGATCGGCACGAAATTCGCACAGGAAATCATCGAGAAGGTCGGTATTCCGGCCGAGCGTCGCGTTCACCAGTTGACGGACGCTGAGGTCCTTCAGATCCGTGAAACGATCGACCGCGACTATCAGGTCGAAGGTGACCTGCGTCGCGAGACCTCGATGAACATCAAGCGTCTGATGGATCTCGGCTGCTATCGCGGTCTTCGCCATCGTCGCGGCCTGCCGGTGCGCGGTCAGCGCACGCACACCAATGCCCGCACCCGCAAGGGTCCGGCAAAGGCGATCGCCGGCAAGAAGAAGTAA
- a CDS encoding adenylate kinase, with amino-acid sequence MRLIFLGPPGAGKGTQAKLLTERYGIPQLSTGDMLRTAVAQATEVGKRAKAVMDAGQLVSDEIVNEIVSDRIDSADCARGFILDGYPRTVPQAVALDRMLEEKGLKLDAVIELKVDEAALVRRMENRVTETVAAGGTVRSDDNPEAFRRRLQEYREKTAPLSEHYARTGRLKTVDGMADVHTVTAEIEKILA; translated from the coding sequence ATGAGGCTAATTTTTTTGGGACCGCCGGGCGCTGGCAAGGGTACTCAGGCCAAGCTTCTGACGGAGAGATACGGCATTCCGCAGCTTTCCACGGGGGATATGCTTCGGACGGCGGTAGCTCAGGCGACCGAGGTCGGCAAGCGCGCGAAAGCCGTGATGGATGCCGGCCAGCTCGTCTCCGACGAAATCGTCAACGAGATCGTCTCCGACCGCATCGATTCTGCGGATTGCGCAAGGGGCTTCATTCTCGACGGCTATCCGCGCACGGTCCCGCAGGCCGTAGCGCTCGACCGGATGCTTGAGGAAAAAGGCCTGAAACTCGATGCGGTCATCGAGCTGAAGGTCGATGAGGCAGCCCTTGTGCGGCGCATGGAGAATCGCGTAACCGAAACCGTCGCGGCCGGCGGCACCGTACGCTCCGACGACAATCCGGAAGCATTCCGGCGTCGTCTGCAGGAATATCGGGAAAAGACCGCTCCGCTTTCGGAACACTACGCCCGAACCGGTCGGTTGAAGACCGTGGACGGCATGGCGGATGTGCATACGGTTACCGCCGAGATCGAGAAGATTCTGGCATAG
- the secY gene encoding preprotein translocase subunit SecY: MASAAEQLASNLNFSTFAKAEDLKKRLWFTLGALLVYRLGTYIPLPGLNPDAFAQAFQGQSGGILGLFNMFSGGAVERMAIFALGIMPYISASIIVQLMTSVVPALEQLKKEGEQGRKVINQYTRYGTVLLGAMQAYGIAVGLESGSGLVNDPGWFFRISTVISLLGGTMFLMWLGEQITSRGIGNGISLIIFAGIVAALPSALAGTLELGRTGALSTPLILAIIVMVVGVIALIVFVERAQRRLLIQYPKRQVGNRMFQGDTSHLPLKLNTSGVIPAIFASSLLLLPATLAGFANTATMPGWATAIVGALAHGQPLYMILYGAMIAFFAFFYTAIVFNPKDTADNLKKHGGFVPGIRPGERTAEYIDYVLTRITVIGAIYLVFVCILPEILISQTGVPFYLGGTSLLIVVSVTLDTVAQIQGHLIAQQYEGLIKKSKLRGGKRGR; the protein is encoded by the coding sequence ATGGCTTCTGCAGCGGAACAGCTCGCCTCGAACCTGAATTTTTCGACTTTCGCCAAGGCGGAAGATCTGAAGAAACGCCTCTGGTTCACTCTCGGTGCGCTTCTGGTCTATCGACTTGGCACCTACATTCCGTTGCCGGGCCTTAACCCGGACGCATTCGCGCAGGCATTCCAGGGACAGTCGGGGGGCATCCTCGGCCTCTTCAACATGTTCTCGGGCGGCGCGGTCGAGCGCATGGCGATCTTCGCCCTCGGCATCATGCCTTACATTTCCGCATCGATCATCGTGCAGCTCATGACGTCGGTCGTTCCGGCGCTCGAGCAGCTGAAGAAAGAAGGCGAGCAGGGCCGCAAGGTCATCAACCAGTACACCCGCTACGGTACGGTGCTGCTGGGTGCGATGCAGGCCTACGGTATTGCCGTCGGTCTCGAAAGCGGCAGCGGCCTCGTCAACGATCCGGGCTGGTTCTTCCGGATTTCCACCGTTATTTCGCTGCTCGGCGGCACGATGTTCCTGATGTGGCTCGGTGAGCAGATCACGTCCCGCGGCATCGGCAACGGTATTTCGCTGATCATCTTCGCCGGCATCGTCGCCGCTCTGCCCTCGGCGCTTGCCGGGACCCTTGAGCTCGGCCGTACCGGTGCTCTGTCGACGCCTCTCATCCTTGCGATTATCGTCATGGTCGTCGGCGTGATCGCGTTGATCGTCTTCGTCGAGCGCGCGCAGCGCCGCCTGCTGATACAGTATCCGAAGCGCCAGGTCGGCAACCGCATGTTCCAGGGCGACACGTCGCACCTGCCGCTGAAGCTCAACACCTCGGGTGTGATCCCGGCGATCTTCGCGTCGTCGCTTCTCCTGCTGCCCGCCACGCTTGCCGGCTTTGCCAACACCGCGACCATGCCCGGCTGGGCAACCGCGATCGTCGGTGCGCTCGCTCACGGTCAGCCGCTCTATATGATCCTTTACGGTGCGATGATCGCCTTTTTCGCCTTCTTCTATACGGCCATCGTCTTCAACCCGAAGGATACGGCCGACAATCTGAAGAAGCATGGCGGGTTCGTTCCAGGCATCCGCCCCGGTGAACGCACGGCCGAATACATCGATTACGTGTTGACGCGCATCACCGTCATCGGCGCGATCTACCTGGTCTTCGTCTGCATCCTGCCCGAGATACTCATCTCGCAGACAGGCGTGCCGTTCTACCTTGGTGGTACGTCGCTTTTGATTGTTGTCAGCGTGACCCTCGATACGGTAGCACAGATCCAGGGTCACCTCATTGCCCAGCAATATGAGGGACTGATCAAGAAGTCGAAGCTGCGCGGAGGAAAGAGGGGACGATGA
- the rplO gene encoding 50S ribosomal protein L15: protein MKLNEIKDNEGATKNRKRLGRGIGSGSGKTAGRGVKGQKARSGVAINGFEGGQMPIYRRLPKRGFNNIFASEFVVVSLGRIQAAVDAKKLDASKTVDAAALKAAGVIRRVKDGVRVLADGELKAKVSLEVAGASKPAIEKIEKAGGSIKLLSAAAE from the coding sequence ATGAAACTGAATGAAATCAAGGACAACGAAGGCGCGACCAAGAACCGCAAGCGCCTGGGCCGCGGTATCGGCTCCGGTTCCGGCAAGACGGCCGGTCGCGGTGTAAAGGGTCAGAAGGCGCGTTCGGGCGTCGCGATCAACGGCTTCGAAGGCGGTCAGATGCCCATCTACCGTCGCCTGCCGAAGCGCGGCTTCAACAACATCTTCGCTTCGGAGTTCGTTGTCGTGTCGCTCGGCCGGATTCAGGCCGCAGTCGATGCCAAGAAGCTGGACGCATCCAAGACCGTCGATGCCGCTGCTCTCAAGGCGGCCGGCGTTATCCGCCGCGTCAAGGATGGTGTGCGCGTTCTCGCCGACGGCGAACTGAAGGCGAAGGTTTCGCTCGAAGTTGCCGGCGCCTCCAAGCCCGCGATCGAGAAGATCGAGAAGGCTGGCGGTTCCATCAAGCTGCTCTCCGCAGCCGCTGAATAA
- the rpmD gene encoding 50S ribosomal protein L30 yields MAKKEVAKKTVTVEQIGSPIRRPAVQRQTLVGLGLNKMHRVRTLEDTPAVRGMIRAVQHLVRVVDEK; encoded by the coding sequence ATGGCTAAGAAGGAAGTTGCCAAGAAGACGGTTACCGTCGAGCAGATCGGTAGCCCCATTCGCCGTCCGGCCGTGCAGCGTCAGACGCTCGTCGGCCTGGGCCTCAACAAGATGCACCGGGTACGCACGCTGGAAGACACTCCGGCCGTTCGCGGCATGATCCGGGCCGTCCAGCACCTCGTTCGCGTCGTCGACGAGAAGTGA
- the rpsE gene encoding 30S ribosomal protein S5: protein MAQERRGSREDRQNREERDSEFVDKLVAINRVAKVVKGGRRFGFAALVVVGDQKGRVGFGHGKAREVPEAIRKATEAAKRDLIFVPLRGGRTLHHDVHGRHGAGKVLLRSAKPGTGIIAGGPMRAVFETLGVHDVVAKSTGSSNPYNMVRATFDALKNQMHPKDIAAQRGMKYATLQSRRVSAGVASEE from the coding sequence ATGGCACAAGAAAGAAGAGGTTCTCGCGAAGATCGCCAGAACCGCGAAGAGCGCGACAGCGAGTTTGTCGATAAGCTCGTCGCTATCAACCGCGTCGCCAAGGTGGTGAAGGGCGGTCGTCGTTTCGGTTTCGCCGCTCTCGTCGTCGTGGGCGACCAGAAGGGCCGCGTCGGCTTCGGCCATGGCAAGGCACGCGAAGTGCCGGAAGCCATCCGCAAGGCAACGGAAGCCGCCAAGCGTGACCTGATCTTCGTACCGCTGCGCGGTGGCCGCACTCTGCACCACGACGTGCACGGCCGTCATGGCGCCGGCAAGGTGCTGCTGCGCTCGGCCAAGCCCGGTACCGGTATCATCGCCGGTGGCCCGATGCGCGCCGTCTTCGAGACGCTCGGCGTTCACGACGTCGTAGCCAAGTCGACCGGTTCGTCGAACCCCTACAACATGGTTCGCGCAACCTTCGACGCGCTCAAGAACCAGATGCACCCGAAGGATATCGCGGCACAGCGCGGCATGAAGTACGCCACGCTCCAGTCCCGTCGCGTTTCCGCCGGCGTTGCTTCCGAAGAATAA
- the rplR gene encoding 50S ribosomal protein L18 has protein sequence MASRKDTLVRRASRVRRQIKAVANGRPRLSVHRSSKNIYAQIIDDVAGKTIASASTLDTDLRSSLKTGADTEAATAVGKLLAERASKAGIKDVVFDRGAFIYHGRIKALAEAAREGGLNF, from the coding sequence ATGGCTAGCAGGAAAGATACTCTTGTGCGTCGCGCCAGCCGCGTGCGCCGTCAAATCAAGGCGGTTGCCAATGGCCGCCCGCGCCTGTCGGTTCATCGCTCGTCGAAGAACATCTATGCGCAGATCATTGACGATGTTGCCGGCAAGACGATTGCCTCGGCATCGACCCTCGACACGGATCTGCGGTCTTCGCTGAAGACCGGAGCGGATACCGAAGCCGCTACGGCTGTCGGCAAGCTCCTGGCAGAACGTGCTTCCAAGGCGGGCATCAAGGACGTTGTCTTTGACCGTGGCGCCTTCATCTACCACGGCCGCATCAAGGCGCTGGCCGAGGCAGCTCGCGAAGGCGGCCTGAACTTCTAA
- the rplF gene encoding 50S ribosomal protein L6 translates to MSRIGKKPVQVPAGVTANVDGQKVTAKGPKGELFFVANDEVSVKLENNTVVVQPLNESKDARAKWGMSRTMIENILKGVKDGYERKLEINGVGYRASMQGKNLQLALGFSHDVVYQTPEGITIAVPKPTEIVVSGINKQQVGQVAAEIREYRGPEPYKGKGVKYAEERIVRKEGKKK, encoded by the coding sequence ATGTCTCGTATCGGTAAGAAGCCCGTTCAAGTTCCGGCAGGCGTCACGGCTAACGTGGATGGCCAGAAGGTAACGGCAAAGGGCCCGAAGGGCGAACTGTTCTTCGTCGCAAATGACGAAGTTTCGGTGAAGCTCGAAAACAACACGGTTGTCGTTCAGCCGCTCAACGAGAGCAAGGATGCTCGCGCAAAGTGGGGCATGTCCCGCACGATGATCGAGAACATCCTCAAGGGCGTGAAGGACGGTTACGAGCGCAAGCTCGAAATCAACGGCGTCGGTTACCGCGCGTCCATGCAGGGCAAGAACCTGCAGCTCGCGCTCGGCTTCAGCCACGACGTCGTCTACCAGACGCCGGAAGGCATCACGATCGCTGTGCCGAAGCCGACGGAAATCGTCGTTTCCGGAATCAACAAGCAGCAGGTCGGCCAGGTTGCCGCGGAAATCCGCGAATACCGCGGCCCCGAGCCCTACAAGGGCAAGGGCGTCAAGTATGCCGAAGAGCGGATCGTCCGCAAAGAAGGCAAGAAGAAGTAA
- the rpsH gene encoding 30S ribosomal protein S8, which produces MAMTDPLGDMLTRIRNGAARRKSSVSTPASKLRARVLDVLQAEGYIRGYSEVEFGNGKAELNIELKYYEGASVIREIARVSKPGRRVYVSVKSIPQVANGLGITILSTPKGVMADHQAREQNVGGEVLCSIF; this is translated from the coding sequence ATGGCAATGACTGATCCTTTGGGCGATATGCTCACCCGTATCCGCAACGGCGCTGCTCGCCGCAAGTCGAGCGTTTCGACGCCGGCTTCCAAGCTTCGCGCACGCGTGCTGGATGTCCTTCAGGCAGAAGGCTACATCCGCGGATACTCAGAAGTCGAATTCGGCAACGGCAAGGCCGAGCTGAACATCGAATTGAAGTACTACGAAGGCGCCTCCGTGATCCGTGAGATCGCGCGCGTCTCCAAGCCGGGCCGCCGGGTCTATGTCTCGGTCAAGTCCATTCCGCAGGTCGCGAACGGCCTCGGCATCACCATCCTTTCGACTCCGAAGGGCGTGATGGCCGATCACCAGGCACGCGAACAGAATGTTGGTGGTGAGGTTCTTTGCTCGATCTTCTAA
- the rpsN gene encoding 30S ribosomal protein S14 has product MAKTSAVEKNKRRRKLVANHAAKRAVLKAIIMNQSLPIEERFKATLKLAELPRDGSKTRIRNRCEVTGRPRAYYRKLRMSRIALRELGNLGKVPGVVKSSW; this is encoded by the coding sequence ATGGCGAAAACGAGCGCAGTTGAAAAGAACAAGCGCCGCCGCAAACTGGTTGCCAATCACGCCGCCAAGCGCGCGGTCCTGAAGGCAATCATCATGAACCAGTCTTTGCCGATCGAAGAGCGGTTCAAGGCCACCCTCAAGCTGGCTGAACTGCCCCGCGATGGGTCCAAGACCCGCATCCGCAATCGTTGCGAAGTCACCGGTCGTCCGCGTGCCTATTATCGCAAGCTGCGCATGTCGCGTATTGCACTTCGCGAACTGGGCAATCTCGGCAAGGTGCCGGGCGTGGTCAAGTCGAGCTGGTAA
- the rplE gene encoding 50S ribosomal protein L5 yields the protein MAKSAYESRLKKEYVERIRKAMQEQFSYANEMQIPRLDKIVINMGVGEATGDSKKPTVAAADLAAIAGQKPVITRARNSIAGFKLREGMPIGAKVTLRGVRMYEFLDRLINIALPRVRDFRGLNPKSFDGRGNFAMGIKEHIVFPEINYDKVDQMWGMDIIVCTTATNDDEARALLKEFNFPFRQ from the coding sequence ATGGCTAAGTCCGCTTATGAGTCGCGGCTCAAGAAGGAATATGTAGAGCGCATCCGCAAGGCGATGCAGGAGCAGTTCTCCTACGCCAACGAAATGCAGATCCCGCGCCTCGACAAGATCGTCATCAACATGGGTGTTGGCGAAGCAACCGGCGATTCCAAGAAGCCGACGGTTGCTGCTGCCGACCTCGCTGCGATTGCCGGCCAGAAGCCGGTCATCACCCGCGCTCGCAACTCCATCGCGGGCTTCAAGCTTCGCGAAGGCATGCCGATTGGTGCCAAGGTTACCCTGCGCGGCGTTCGGATGTATGAGTTCCTGGATCGTCTCATCAACATCGCTCTTCCGCGTGTTCGAGACTTCCGCGGCCTCAATCCGAAGTCCTTCGATGGTCGTGGCAACTTTGCCATGGGCATCAAGGAGCACATTGTGTTCCCTGAGATCAACTACGACAAGGTTGATCAGATGTGGGGCATGGACATCATCGTTTGCACGACGGCAACTAACGACGACGAAGCACGCGCTCTTCTCAAAGAGTTCAACTTCCCGTTCCGTCAGTAA
- the rplX gene encoding 50S ribosomal protein L24 encodes MQKIRKGDKVVVLTGKDKGRTGEVIQVMPKEDRALVRGVNVVKRHQRQTQNQEAGIITKEASIHLSNIAIADPKDGKPTRVGFKIDGDKKVRVAKRSGDVIDG; translated from the coding sequence ATGCAAAAGATTCGCAAAGGCGACAAGGTCGTCGTTCTGACCGGTAAGGACAAGGGCCGTACCGGTGAAGTCATTCAGGTCATGCCGAAGGAAGACCGGGCTCTCGTGCGCGGCGTCAACGTGGTGAAGCGTCACCAGCGCCAGACTCAGAACCAGGAAGCCGGCATTATCACAAAGGAAGCCTCGATCCACCTTTCGAACATCGCGATCGCCGATCCGAAGGACGGCAAGCCGACCCGTGTCGGTTTCAAGATCGATGGTGACAAGAAGGTCCGCGTGGCCAAGCGTTCGGGAGATGTGATCGATGGCTAA
- the rplN gene encoding 50S ribosomal protein L14 has protein sequence MIQMQTNLDVADNSGARRVMCIKVLGGSKRKYASIGDIIVVSIKEAIPRGRVKKGDVMKAVVVRTAKDIRRADGSVIRFDTNAAVLIDNKKEPIGTRIFGPVPRELRAKNHMKIISLAPEVL, from the coding sequence ATGATTCAGATGCAAACAAACCTCGACGTGGCGGATAATTCCGGCGCACGTCGTGTCATGTGCATCAAGGTGCTGGGCGGCTCCAAGCGCAAGTACGCGTCGATCGGCGACATCATCGTCGTTTCGATCAAGGAAGCCATTCCGCGCGGCCGCGTGAAGAAGGGTGATGTCATGAAGGCTGTTGTCGTTCGCACCGCGAAAGACATCCGCCGTGCGGATGGCAGCGTCATCCGTTTCGACACCAACGCAGCCGTTCTCATCGACAACAAGAAAGAGCCGATCGGCACCCGTATCTTCGGACCGGTTCCGCGCGAACTCCGCGCCAAGAACCACATGAAGATCATCTCGCTGGCTCCGGAAGTACTCTAA
- the rpsQ gene encoding 30S ribosomal protein S17, whose product MPKRILQGTVVSDKNDKTVVVRVERRFAHPILQKTVRRSKKYKAHDENNQFKVGDLVSIEECAPISKDKRWTVVSAQS is encoded by the coding sequence ATGCCGAAACGCATTCTGCAGGGCACCGTCGTCAGCGACAAGAACGACAAGACCGTCGTCGTCCGGGTCGAGCGCCGCTTTGCGCACCCGATCCTTCAGAAGACCGTTCGTCGTTCCAAGAAGTACAAGGCTCACGACGAGAACAATCAGTTCAAGGTCGGCGACCTCGTTTCCATCGAGGAATGCGCGCCGATTTCCAAGGACAAGCGCTGGACGGTCGTTTCCGCCCAGTCTTGA